One genomic segment of Labrus bergylta chromosome 17, fLabBer1.1, whole genome shotgun sequence includes these proteins:
- the LOC110000701 gene encoding angiopoietin-related protein 2, producing MIVPVVVLLLVLVLSGPELSRQDEAQDIGTSDNILERDFLYTTNRQKRAVVDHSATQTDKCSYTFIVPQQKNTGAICVNSKEPDALLENRVNKQELELLNSELKKQRLQIEVLQRLVEVDGGLVNEVKLLRKESRNMNSRVTQLYMQLLHEIIRKRDNALEASQLETRVLNQTNSMGQLASRYQDLELKYQHLTALASNQSALLQQLEETCRRGGGHSYGGGHQTYGGVQERSRPVQPQPPVLPPPPPQRPALSPGGYRPFHPPTYPRHTNNPMTNEIQNDQNAKALPPPLPTMPSTVYSFTNEPSGPFRDCLEALESRYSTSGMFLLKPDNSNKLMQVWCDQRHDPGGWTVIQRRQDGSVNFFRNWETYKQGFGNIDGEYWLGLENIHWLTNQGTYKLLVTLEDWTGRRTFAEYASFRLEPESDFYKLRVGRYHGNAGDSLTWHNGKQFTTLDRDHDVYTGNCAHYQKGGWWYNACAHSNLNGVWYRGGHYKSRYQDGVYWAEFRGGSYSLKRVTMMIRPNGNTFQ from the exons ATGATCGTCCCTGTGGTGGTTTTGCTGCTGGTCCTGGTTCTCTCTGGACCTGAGTTGTCTCGCCAGGACGAGGCTCAGGATATCGGGACCAGCGATAACATCCTGGAGAGAGACTTTTtgtacacaacaaacagacagaaacgtGCCGTGGTCGACCACAGCGCGACCCAAACAGACAAATGTTCCTACACCTTCATCGTCCCTCAGCAGAAAAATACAGGGGCCATCTGTGTGAACTCAAAGGAGCCTGATGCCCTGCTGGAGAACCGGGTCAACAAGCAGGAGCTGGAGCTTCTGAACAGCGAGCTGAAGAAGCAGCGGCTGCAGATCGAGGTGCTGCAGCGGCTGGTGGAGGTGGACGGGGGTCTGGTGAACGAGGTGAAGCTGCTCCGGAAAGAGAGCCGCAACATGAACTCCAGAGTGACGCAGCTCTACATGCAGCTCCTGCACGAGATCATCCGCAAACGGGACAATGCCCTCGAGGCGTCGCAACTCGAGACGCGGGTCCTCAACCAGACCAACTCGATGGGCCAACTCGCTTCGCGATACCAAGATCTGGAGCTGAAGTACCAGCACCTGACGGCGCTTGCCAGCAACCAGAGCgccctgctgcagcagctggaggagacctgcaggagggggggaggacaCTCCTATGGGGGAGGACACCAAACATACGGAGGGGTGCAGGAGAGGAGTCGTCCAGTCCAGCCTCAGCCTcctgtcctccctcctcccccgcCTCAGAGACCCGCTCTCTCTCCCGGAGGGTACAGGCCCTTCCACCCCCCCACATACCCCCGACACACCAACAACCCCATGACCAACGAGATCCAGAACGACCAGAATGCCAAAGCCTTACCGCCTCCACTACCCACAATGCCCAGCACCGTCTACAGCTTCACTAACGAGCCCTCAG GTCCGTTCAGAGACTGTCTGGAGGCTCTGGAGAGCAGATACTCCACCAGCGGCATGTTCCTCCTCAAAccagacaacagcaacaaactCATGCAGGTGTGGTGCGACCAGAGGCACGACCCAGGAGGCTGGACCGTCATCCAGAGACGCCAGGACGGATCCGTCAACTTCTTCAGGAACTGGGAGACGTACAAG CAAGGCTTTGGAAACATCGACGGGGAGTACTGGTTGGGACTGGAGAACATCCACTGGCTGACCAATCAGGGAACCTACAAGCTGCTGGTGACCCTGGAGGACTGGACGGGACGGAGGACCTTCGCAGAGTACGCCAGCTTCAGACTGGAGCCCGAGTCCGACTTCTACAAGCTGCGAGTGGGCCGGTACCATGGCAACGCCGGAGACTCTCTGACATGGCACAACGGCAAGCAGTTCACCACACTGGACCGAGACCACGACGTCTACACAG GTAACTGTGCTCACTACCAGAAGGGCGGTTGGTGGTACAACGCCTGCGCTCACTCCAACCTGAACGGCGTGTGGTACCGCGGCGGACATTACAAGAGCCGGTACCAGGACGGGGTCTACTGGGCCGAGTTCAGAGGAGGCTCATACTCTCTGAAGAGAGTGACCATGATGATCCGACCCAACGGGAACACCTTCCAGTGA